In the genome of Gadus chalcogrammus isolate NIFS_2021 chromosome 21, NIFS_Gcha_1.0, whole genome shotgun sequence, one region contains:
- the katna1 gene encoding katanin p60 ATPase-containing subunit A1 produces the protein MNLREITENVKLAREYALLGNYSSASVLYRGVLTQVQRHLGALRDGGSTHRWQQVLQEISEENKQVDEIMATLASFQLNAAPSKPSEDGDLISAHVKRRSSPCPVRASPRDGRPSAGVRQQPRQAPRGYGDGGRPPRGKEKKDPKEGKEKHKDDKAKTEDREVKRFDGSGHDKDLVEALERDIISQNPNIKWEDIADLGDAKRLLKEAVVLPMWMPQFFRGIRRPWKGVLMVGPPGTGKTLLAKAVATECRTTFFNVSSSTLTSKYRGESEKLVRLLFEMARFYAPTTIFIDEIDSMCSRRGTSEEHEASRRVKAELLVQMDGVGGASESEDPSKMVMVLAATNFPWDIDEALRRRLEKRIYIPLPSAEGRVELLRINLLELELEGDVDMDKIAEQMEGYSGADITNVCRDASLMAMRRRIEGLTPEEIRNISKDEMHMPTTMQDFEAALKKVSKSVSASDLLKYEEWIEEFGSC, from the exons ATGAACCTGCGTGAGATCACGGAGAACGTGAAGCTGGCGCGGGAGTACGCCCTGCTGGGGAACTACAGCTCCGCCAGCGTGCTGTACCGCGGCGTGCTCACCCAGGTGCAGCGCCACCTGGGGGCCCTCCGGGACGGGGGCTCCACCCACCGCTGGCAGCAG gTTCTGCAGGAGATCAGCGAGGAGAACAAGCAGGTGGACGAGATCATGGCGACGCTGGCGAGCTTCCAGCTGAACGCGGCGCCCTCCAAGCCCAGCGAGGACGGAGACCTGATCTCCGCCCACGTCAAGCGCAG GTCGTCCCCCTGTCCGGTCAGGGCCTCCCCCCGGGACGGCCGGCCCAGCGCGGGGGTCCGGCAGCAGCCCCGACAGGCCCCCCGCGGCTACGGGGACGGGGGGCGCCCCCCCAGGGGCAAGGAGAAGAAGGACCCCAAGGAGGGAAAGGAGAAGCACAAGGACGACAAG GCCAAGACGGAGGACCGTGAGGTGAAGCGGTTTGACGGCAGCGGACACGATAAGGACCTCGTGGAAGCCCTGGAGAGAGACATCATCTCCCAGAACCCCAACATCAAGTG GGAGGACATCGCAGACCTGGGGGACGCCAAGCGGCTGCTGAAGGAGGCGGTGGTTCTGCCCATGTGGATGCCCCAGTTCTTCAGGGGCATCAGGAGACCCTGGAAG ggggtCCTGATGGTGGGGCCTCCGGGCACCGGTAAGACCCTGCTGGCCAAGGCGGTGGCGACCGAGTGCCGCACCACCTTCTTCAACgtgtcctcctccaccctgacctccaAGTACCGCGGGGAGTCGGAGAAGCTGGTCCGCCTGCTGTTTGAGatg GCCCGGTTCTacgcccccaccaccatcttCATCGACGAGATCGACTCCATGTGCAGCCGCCGCGGGACGTCTGAGGAGCACGAGGCCAGCCGCCGCGTCAAGGCCGAGCTGCTGGTGCAGATGGACG gtgtgggcggggcctcagAGAGCGAGGACCCCTCTAAGATGGTGATGGTTCTCGCCGCCACCAACTTCCCCTGGGACATCGACGAGGCTCTGAGGAGACGCCTGGAGAAGAGGATCTACATCCCCCTGCCCTCAG CGGAGGGGCGTGTGGAGCTGCTGAGGATCAAcctgctggagctggagctggagggagACGTGGACATGGACAAGATCGCAGAGCAGATGGAGGGCTACTCAGGGGCCGACATCACCAACGTCTGCAG ggaTGCGTCTCTGATGGCGATGCGGCGGCGGATCGAGGGACTCACCCCGGAGGAGATCCGGAACATCTCCAAGGACGAGATGCACATGCCCACCACCATGCAGGACTTCGAGGCGGCGCTGAAGAAGGTCTCCAAGTCGGTGTCGGCGTCCGACCTGCTCAAGTACGAGGAGTGGATCGAGGAGTTCGGCTCGTGCTGA